A stretch of the Coprobacillus cateniformis genome encodes the following:
- a CDS encoding RHS repeat-associated core domain-containing protein, whose translation MFTYDDFGKSLENINDSYAYRGENTEYNYQYLRARYYETANGRFLSRDNYLGERNASEYNQYIYALNNPSMYKDPSGHSWLGDLWDGIQKVVSDIYNGAKKAISTIYNGAKTVTKAIVNTVKKAADFVNKKIIQQAVKVVKNVVNSIISRSSNTIRKVADKVDQEKKKQESAKKKAAEQKKQKESFVEYAKNHGIDEAYRKYNSMDKSLLNEAVKAYCDTMDLDYISINYSLKRIIRSEDSEIVLVGKYKIICETIKHAGNVNESAVQSSVGYSCASTIHKTYISKAIELLNYVRTQACNFPGVRVNTASKINTIYNYSYGTKQLTEQYVTNMNEHSRDMMEYIWSHPREYKPVKIWRDTGTYSGGRWEDAVYHVGSKQYHAYGNWLYTTFVPWGAEIQEHAELLEFLATIAGAANQSYNPYTGAGTVTGKDSIKGPSSTNGGESTNHANSSIGNSSVGDIGNTTSSGGHGSTGNSTSKGYASSGNTSPGYAPPSSSNSGYQGAGESLNKNIRVEDLKLSETVKNHLNDTVSKNKVQIIGKDGEYITIQEAGDLTRPYINSNQTIQSIIDGGTPVKDTILNNGLKWNVPGTFRGITGTWELVVDMDSNTIVHFLFNGR comes from the coding sequence ATCTTTACGTATGATGACTTTGGAAAAAGTCTAGAGAATATCAATGACAGCTATGCCTATAGAGGAGAGAATACGGAGTACAACTACCAGTATCTTAGAGCAAGATACTATGAGACAGCAAATGGACGCTTCCTGTCAAGAGATAACTATCTGGGAGAGAGAAATGCAAGTGAATACAATCAGTATATCTATGCATTGAACAATCCATCTATGTATAAGGATCCCAGTGGACATTCGTGGCTGGGCGATTTATGGGATGGAATACAAAAAGTAGTGTCGGATATATATAATGGGGCAAAGAAGGCTATCAGTACAATCTATAATGGAGCTAAAACTGTTACAAAGGCGATTGTCAATACAGTTAAGAAGGCAGCAGACTTTGTAAACAAGAAAATCATTCAGCAGGCAGTCAAAGTCGTAAAGAATGTTGTCAATTCAATTATCAGTAGATCAAGCAACACTATAAGGAAAGTCGCAGATAAGGTTGATCAAGAAAAGAAAAAACAAGAATCTGCAAAAAAGAAGGCAGCAGAGCAGAAGAAACAGAAAGAGTCATTTGTTGAATATGCCAAAAATCATGGAATAGATGAAGCATATAGAAAGTATAACAGTATGGATAAGAGTCTTTTGAATGAAGCAGTCAAAGCTTATTGTGACACAATGGATCTTGATTATATATCAATCAATTATTCACTAAAAAGAATAATAAGATCAGAAGACTCAGAAATTGTACTGGTAGGAAAATATAAAATCATATGCGAAACCATAAAACATGCTGGAAATGTGAATGAATCTGCTGTACAATCAAGCGTAGGATATAGTTGTGCAAGTACTATCCATAAGACGTATATATCAAAGGCAATAGAACTATTAAATTATGTGAGAACACAGGCCTGTAACTTTCCAGGTGTAAGAGTGAATACTGCATCAAAGATTAATACTATTTATAATTATTCATATGGAACCAAACAGTTAACAGAGCAGTATGTAACAAATATGAATGAGCATAGTAGAGATATGATGGAGTACATCTGGTCTCATCCAAGGGAATATAAGCCAGTCAAGATATGGAGAGATACAGGGACATACAGTGGAGGCAGATGGGAAGATGCAGTCTATCATGTCGGAAGCAAGCAGTATCATGCATATGGAAACTGGCTATACACAACATTTGTGCCATGGGGAGCAGAGATACAGGAGCATGCAGAGTTACTTGAATTTCTAGCCACAATAGCAGGAGCAGCAAATCAGTCATACAATCCATATACAGGAGCAGGCACGGTAACAGGGAAAGATAGTATAAAAGGACCTAGTAGTACAAATGGTGGTGAAAGTACAAATCATGCAAATAGCAGCATAGGTAATTCATCAGTAGGAGATATAGGGAATACAACAAGTTCAGGGGGACATGGAAGTACAGGAAACAGTACATCAAAAGGATATGCTTCATCAGGAAATACAAGTCCAGGCTATGCACCTCCCTCTTCATCTAATAGTGGCTATCAGGGAGCTGGTGAATCTCTTAATAAAAATATTCGAGTTGAAGATTTGAAATTGTCAGAAACGGTAAAAAATCATTTAAATGATACTGTAAGTAAAAATAAAGTTCAGATTATTGGAAAAGATGGAGAATATATAACTATTCAAGAGGCAGGAGATTTAACAAGACCATACATCAATTCTAATCAAACAATACAAAGTATTATTGATGGAGGAACACCAGTTAAAGATACAATATTAAATAATGGTCTTAAATGGAATGTTCCTGGAACATTTAGAGGAATTACTGGCACTTGGGAGTTAGTAGTTGATATGGACAGTAATACAATAGTACATTTCTTATTCAATGGGAGGTAA